GCCGGCGACATCCGCCAGGGCAACGCCTACTACGAAGACCTGCACCGCTCCAGCGGCAAGTTCGATTTTGTCATGGCCAATCCGCCCTTTAACGTGAACCGGGTGGACAAGGACCGGCTCAAGGACGACCCGCGCTTCCCCTTCGGACTGCCCCGCACCGACAACGCCAACTACCTCTGGATTCAGCTCTTCTACAGCGCCCTGAACGACACCGGCCGGGCCGGGTTCGTTATGGCCAACTCCGCCGCCGATGCCCGCGGCTCAGAACTGGACATCCGCAAACAGATCATCGAAGCCGGCGCCGTAGATGTGATGGTCGCGGTGGGTTCCAACTTTTTTTACACCGTGACCCTGCCCTGCACCCTCTGGTTCTTCGACCTGAGCAAGCGCCAGACCGCCCGCGTCGATAAGGTGCTTTTTATTGACGCCCGCCACATTTACCGCCAGATCGACCGCGCCCACCGCGACTGGACCCCGGCGCAGATCGAGTTTCTGGCCAACATCGCCCGGCTCTACCGGGGCGAGCAGCCCGAGAATCTGCACGATAGCGCCGACCTAATGGCTGAAAATTTTCCCGATGGCCGATATGCCGATGTGGCAGGGCTGTGCAAGGTGGCAACGCTTTCCGAGGTCGAGACCCAAGGCTTCAGCCTCAACCCCGGCCGCTATGTTGGTGTCACCGCCCATGTTGAGGATGACTTCGACTTTAAGGTAAGGTTGGAGGAGCAAAACGAGGAACTGGAAATTCTCAACGGCGAAGCCCGTGAACTGGAAGAGCGGATCGCGGAGAATGTGGTGAAGTTGTTGGAGGGGGAATGATGAGATTGGGCGACATCATCACCGTCAACCCGGAGTCAATCCGCAACGGCTATCCGTTTGACGAGATTGAGTACATAGATATTTCTTCGGTGGGCACCGGTACGTTACAAGGCACTCAGCGGCTTCAGATTGGTGCCGCACCCAGCAGGGCAAAACGCATAGTCAGAAATGGCGATACATTACTGGCTACAGTTCGACCGAATCTGAGATCATTTTGGTTTGCCCGAAATCCGCAAGAAAACACAATCGCATCAACCGGGTTTGCTGTATTACGCGCCGGAAAGGACATTGATGTGCGTTTTCTGTATTTCACCGTTACCAATCAGCCATTCACGGATTATCTCACTGCAAATGCCAAAGGCTCTGCCTATCCAGCAGTGGATACCGACACAATTGAACGAGCAGAGATTTTTCTTCCTCCCTTCCCCACACAGCGGAAAATCGCGGCGATTCTCTCGGCTTACGACGACCTGATCGAGAACAACCTGCGGCGGATCAAGATTCTGGAGGAGATGGCGCAGAACCTCTACCGCGAGTGGTTCGTCAAGTTCCGCTTCCCCGGCCATCAACACGCCCGCTTCACCGATTCCCCCCTCGGCCGGATTCCGGAGGGGTGGAAGGTGTCAACACTTGGCGCAGTATCAAATGTGATTCCCGGTTATGCATTTAAAAGTAAAGACTGGGCAGATGCTGGTATCCCAGTTATTAAAATTAAAAATATTCGGCCAGGCAATCTGATTGATACCGAACAGGTTGACCATGTACCTGACGGGATATTGTCATCAACACACAAAAAGTACTGGCTATCTAATGGTGATATATTGATCGCCATGACTGGGGCCACCGCAGGTAAAGTCGGGAAGTTAAGAAGTAAAAGGCCTATGCTGCTAAATCAGCGGGTTGCAAAGATTGAACCTAAGAAGCATTTTTCAGAATTTGTATGGTGCACAGTGAGCAGCCCTGGTGCTGAAGAGAGATTCTATGCATTGGCTGATGGCGCAGCTCAGCCAAATATGAGCGGCGGTCAGATTGAGAATTGTGAGCTTTTGGTTCCGTCTGCCGCTTTGGTGCAACAATTCAACAAATTTATGTCTCCATTTGTAAATGACGTAGACAATATGATTTTACGGAATCAAACCCTTCGCCGCACCCGCGACCTGCTGCTGCCCCGGCTCATATCCGGCGAGGTGGATGTGTCGGAAATGGACATCGCCGTTCCCGTGGAGAACGAAGTATGAGCGAAATCTTCAATATTTACTGCGATGAGTCGTGCCACATGGAAAACGACAGACAAACAGCAATGGTGCTGGGCGCCGTGTGGTGTCCTCTGGATAAAACACGGGAGATCGCGATACGCCTGCGGGAAATCAAGAAAAAGCATGGCATGCCTGCCCCGTTCGAGGCAAAGTGGACCAAGGTTTCCCCAGCTAAACAGAGCCTGTATCTCGACCTCATCGACTACTTTTTCGATGACGATGACCTGCATTTTCGGACGCTGATCGTACCGGACAAGGCCAAGTTGCGGCATGATGCCTTCCCAGGACAGGATCACGACACGTGGTATTACAAGATGTATTTTGACATGCTCAAGGTCATCCTCCATCCGGATGCTCGCTATCGAATCTACCTGGATATCAAAGATACGCGAGGAGCTGAAAAAGTCGCTAAGCTGCATGATGTGCTGTGTAACAATATGTAC
This is a stretch of genomic DNA from Candidatus Desulfatibia profunda. It encodes these proteins:
- a CDS encoding SAM-dependent DNA methyltransferase, with the protein product MNHNGNQIESRLWAAADELRANSKLKSSEYSVPVLGLVFLRYADHKFQAAAKDLAGKSSGRRTIGPADYQARGVLYLPEAARFSALIQLPEGANIGAAINDAMRAIEAENPDLKDVLPKTYNRFDNSLLKELLKTMNSVPMDIEGDAFGKIYEYFLGHFAMSEGQKGGEFFTPTAIVRLLVAIIQPFHGRIFDIASGSCGMFVQSARFVAEHQKNPGAELSIYGQEKVAETVRLGKMNLAVHGLAGDIRQGNAYYEDLHRSSGKFDFVMANPPFNVNRVDKDRLKDDPRFPFGLPRTDNANYLWIQLFYSALNDTGRAGFVMANSAADARGSELDIRKQIIEAGAVDVMVAVGSNFFYTVTLPCTLWFFDLSKRQTARVDKVLFIDARHIYRQIDRAHRDWTPAQIEFLANIARLYRGEQPENLHDSADLMAENFPDGRYADVAGLCKVATLSEVETQGFSLNPGRYVGVTAHVEDDFDFKVRLEEQNEELEILNGEARELEERIAENVVKLLEGE
- a CDS encoding restriction endonuclease subunit S, translating into MMRLGDIITVNPESIRNGYPFDEIEYIDISSVGTGTLQGTQRLQIGAAPSRAKRIVRNGDTLLATVRPNLRSFWFARNPQENTIASTGFAVLRAGKDIDVRFLYFTVTNQPFTDYLTANAKGSAYPAVDTDTIERAEIFLPPFPTQRKIAAILSAYDDLIENNLRRIKILEEMAQNLYREWFVKFRFPGHQHARFTDSPLGRIPEGWKVSTLGAVSNVIPGYAFKSKDWADAGIPVIKIKNIRPGNLIDTEQVDHVPDGILSSTHKKYWLSNGDILIAMTGATAGKVGKLRSKRPMLLNQRVAKIEPKKHFSEFVWCTVSSPGAEERFYALADGAAQPNMSGGQIENCELLVPSAALVQQFNKFMSPFVNDVDNMILRNQTLRRTRDLLLPRLISGEVDVSEMDIAVPVENEV
- a CDS encoding DUF3800 domain-containing protein; translation: MSEIFNIYCDESCHMENDRQTAMVLGAVWCPLDKTREIAIRLREIKKKHGMPAPFEAKWTKVSPAKQSLYLDLIDYFFDDDDLHFRTLIVPDKAKLRHDAFPGQDHDTWYYKMYFDMLKVILHPDARYRIYLDIKDTRGAEKVAKLHDVLCNNMYDFSREVIERLQLVHSHEIEQLQLADLLIGAIGYLNRGLQGNAGKMAVIQRIQKRSGYTLTKSTLLREEKINLFRWHAAEVQG